From Cannabis sativa cultivar Pink pepper isolate KNU-18-1 chromosome 8, ASM2916894v1, whole genome shotgun sequence, a single genomic window includes:
- the LOC115700805 gene encoding uncharacterized protein LOC115700805 codes for MEVSIRRTFPNDMFNFVVDITTANNNNNNAENGDGRRRSFAVHTLWVDTEDYARKWVMDMQKKIRKQRPIIVALCADRSYNYADSGTMNHYKREHKDREYDLLQICIEDQCLVVKLDRRGGSGYDSFNCKALKEFLLDHRVTVVGVGLENLVERFAEDYGWEMPKIVDLRDLWAQAQAQSQAQVQQVRKNLNRFGIARLAKVVLGEEMNLVKPAKIQWWCRPYNYNNRPRFHSDEVIKYATVEAFLVFQMGTKLILEAKN; via the exons ATGGAAGTAAGCATCAGACGTACTTTCCCAAACGACATGTTCAACTTCGTCGTTGACATCACTACtgctaataataacaataacaatgCCGAAAATGGTGATGGCCGCCGCCGATCATTCGCCGTTCACACCCTCTGGGTCGACACCGAAGACTACGCCAGAAAATGGGTTATGGACATGCAAAAGAAGATCCGTAAACAACGTCCTATCATCGTCGCTCTCTGTGCCGATCGCAGTTACAATTACGCCGACAGTGGCACCATGAACCACTATAAAAGAG AGCACAAAGATCGGGAGTACGATTTATTACAGATTTGCATTGAAGACCAATGCCTTGTTGTGAAATTAGATAGAAGAGGTGGTAGTGGCTACGATAGCTTTAACTGTAAAGCGCTGAAGGAATTTCTCCTCGATCATCGCGTGACGGTGGTCGGAGTTGGATTAGAGAATTTGGTGGAGCGGTTTGCGGAGGATTACGGCTGGGAAATGCCCAAGATTGTGGACCTAAGAGATTTGTGGGCCCAAGCCCAAGCCCAATCCCAGGCCCAGGTCCAACAGGTGAGGAAGAATTTGAATCGATTTGGGATAGCGAGGTTGGCGAAGGTGGTGCTCGGAGAAGAGATGAATCTGGTGAAGCCTGCCAAAATCCAATGGTGGTGTCGGCCGTACAATTATAACAATCGGCCGAGATTTCATTCCGATGAAGTGATCAAGTATGCTACGGTTGAAGCTTTTCTTGTTTTTCAAATGGGTACTAAGCTGATTTTGGAAGCTAAAAACTAA